The following coding sequences lie in one Miscanthus floridulus cultivar M001 chromosome 9, ASM1932011v1, whole genome shotgun sequence genomic window:
- the LOC136482283 gene encoding wheatwin-2-like, which produces MAGMTVGKKLALVAALLCAAAAMATAQQASGVRATYNFYNPAQNNWDLAGTYCATWDAGQPLSWRSKYGWTAFCGPAGPTGQAACGQCLLVTNTATGASLTVRIVDQCSNNGLDLDYDTAFKPLDTNGAGLQAGHLTVNYQFVNCGDN; this is translated from the exons ATGGCGGGGATGACAGTCGGCAAGAAGCTGGCGCTGGTTGCGGCGCTGCTgtgcgcggcggcggccatggcgacggcCCAGCAGGCGTCCGGCGTGCGCGCCACCTACAACTTCTACAACCCGGCGCAGAACAACTGGGACCTAGCTGGGACGTACTGCGCCACGTGGGACGCCGGCCAGCCGCTGTCGTGGCGCAGCAAGTACGGCTGGACCGCCTTCTGCGGTCCTGCTGGCCCTACCGGCCAGGCCGCGTGCGGGCAGTGCCTCCTG gTGACGAACACGGCGACGGGGGCGTCGCTGACGGTGAGGATCGTGGACCAGTGCAGCAACAACGGGCTGGACCTGGACTACGATACGGCGTTCAAGCCGCTCGACACCAACGGGGCAGGCCTCCAGGCCGGCCACCTCACCGTCAACTACCAGTTCGTCAACTGCGGTGACAACTga